Part of the Streptomyces sp. NBC_01460 genome, CAGGTAGGTGATCTTTCCGCCCGCGGGCCGCGGGTTGATCTCTATGAGCTTGGGCCCGGACGGGGTCACCTTGATCTCGACGTGGGCCATGCCCAGGTCGAACCCGACCGCACGCAGCGCGTCCACGGCCAGTTCGCCACAGGCGCTCACGATCGGCCCGGGAAGGCTGGACGGGAAGGTGTGGCCGAGCTCGACGAAGTACCCCAGGCCGCCGACCGACTTGTCGGTCACGCCGAACACCTCGTACCGGTCGCCCTCGGCCAGGACCTCCACGCTGACCTCGGGACCGCTGACGTACTCCTCGACCATCAGCTCGTGGTAGCGGCTCTGGCCCCGGGTGTTCTCCACCCGGGTCCGGATCAGCCGGACGTGCTCCGCGGCCTGGGCCGCGGTCTCCACCAGCCGGACGTCGGCGCTGCTGGTCTCGTCGGCCGGCTTCACCACGCAGGGGAGACCGATCTCGGCCGCGGCCGACTCCGCCTCCTCGGGGGTCCGCACCGTGCGGAACGCCGGCATCGGCACCCCGACCTCGGCGCAGCGCCGGCGCATCAACGCCTTGTTGCGTGCCACGGTGACCCCGTCGACGCTGACCGTGGGGAGCCCCAGCAGGACGGCCACCTCGGCGGCCACGACCACGTCGTACTCGGCCAGGGTCAGGAAGGCGTCGAACGGGTGCTCGGCTCCGGCCGCGTGCACGTGGGGCAGCAGCTTCTCGAGGATGTTGGTCTCGCAGTGGACGATCTCGTCCACGTAGTCGTCGAAGTAGGCCGGACCGCCCGGTACTTCGAGATACCGGTCCAGGTCGCGGGTGAAGAAGGTGACGCGGCAGTCGAGTTCCTTGATGATCTGCAGGCCCTCGAAGCCGGAACCGGAGAGGTTGCTCTCCAGGACACCGACATGAATCACGTATGCCTCCGTTGGCATGCCGACACACGGTCGGGTGGGGACGGGACGGACGGGGACGGGCGGGATGTCACCAGCACCCCGAGGTGGCCAGGGCGCGCAACAGCTGGGCGGCGTCCTCGCGGTCCTCGGCCGACGGCCGTCGCACGATCTCGGCCGCGGGAGCCATGACGCGTGCGCCGGGCGGCACATCGGTCAGCACGAGCGAACCCGCGCCGACCAGGGCGTCGTCGCCGACGGTGACCGGACCCAGCACGATCGCGTTGGCGCCGACCACCACCCGGTCGCCGAGGACCGGGTGACGACGTGCACCGGGCTCGCGCCGGCCGTCCCGCCACCAGCCGACCGCGCCGAGGGTGACCTGGTGGAAGATCGTGACGTCGTCACCGATCCTGGCGGTCTCCCCGATCACCACGGCGGCACCGTGATCGATGAACACGCGCCGGCCCAGGCACGCCGCCGGATGGATCTCGATGCCGCCGGTCGCGACGCGCGCCCCGTAGGCCAGGACCCGCGCGGTGTGACGGTGCCCGCGGGTGTGCAGGACATGGGCGAGACGGTGGGCCCACAGCGCGGGCAGCGCGGGATGCAGCAGTGCCTCCGCACGCGACCGCATCGACGGGTCCCGCGCGACGATCATGGCGAGGTCCTCCCTCGCCCTGGCGATCGTCCTGCGCATGTGGTCCTCCGTTGGTCATGGCCCGGTTCCCCCGCGGCCCGTCGGATGTGGGCGGCCGGGCTCAGTAGTTCGGGAGCTTGATGAGCGTGCCCGCGCCCCCGGTTATCTCCGGCACGTACACCCGCTCGTTCCAGGCGTCCTGAGCCACCGGTTCGAGGGCGATCGACACCGTGCCCCCGTCGACCGAGAACGCGGTCTGGACCGCCCTGGTGATCGCGTCGACCAAGGCCGACACCTGGTGTGCCTCGAGGTTGCCGGGGAAGTGTTTGATGTTGACGTGGGGCACTCCGATGACCTTTCTGGTGAGCCGTGCGGACTGGACGGCGGAGACGAGTTCGTCCACCCCGCCGGTGCGGAGCAGGGCGTAGTGGCCGGCCTCCAGCTCCTTGATCCTGGGAGGCGTGCTCGACAGGACGTGGCCGGAGTCGATGAAGGACCCCTGGTCGCCCCGGGCCCTGAACACGGTGACGGGCGCCGCGACGGTGCGCTCGGCCAGCTCGTGGGGGGCGTACTCGAACAGGAACGTCCGCCGCACCACCCCCACGATCCGTCGCACCAACTCCTGGTCCAGGTGCTCGAACCGGTCGCAGACGAAGGCGACGAACGAGTCCTCGTCATGGGTGGCGGCCAGGCACGCGTCGACCTCAGACCGCTCGAGGGTCCCGGCGAACACCGAGTACAGGATCGACACGAAGGTGGGGCTGGCGAAGCCGGCCGTGGTGTCGGCCGGGGACTCCTCGCGCACCTCCACCGGAGGCTTGCCCGGCGCGATGAGGGTCAGCTCCTCGACCCGCTGCCCCTGGCGCTCCAGCTGGTACGCCACTTCGAACGCGACCCGGGCCCCGAACGAGTAACCCCACAGCACGTACGGACCCTCGGGCTGGATTTTCCGTACGAGCGCGATGTCCTCGGCGACCGTCTCCTCGAACGTCGCGTACGCGGTCTCGCCCGCGTTGACGCCGTACGCCTGGACGCCGAAGAACGGTCGCTCCAGGTCGAGCCTGTTCGCGAGCAGCCGCAGACTCATCGGGTAGCCGCCCAGGCCCGGCCAGCAGAAGACCGGCCGGCGGCCGTCCCCGCCGCGCAACCGCACCGCTCTGGAGAGGGCGGTCGCGGGTTCCCGGTCGATGCGTCTGGCCAGCTCCGCGATCGTCGGCGCGTCGAACAGGACCTGGAGCGGGAGGGAGCTGCCCAGCTCCCTGTTGATCCGGCCGACCAGATTGACGGCGGTCAGCGAGTGGCCCCCGGCCGCGAAGAAGCTGTCGCGGATGGAGACCCGCTCCTGCCGGAGCACCTGCTGCCACAGCGCGGCCACGGTCTCCTCGGTCGGCGTGCGCGGCGGTACGACAGGAGCCTCGGCGTCGCGCACGGCGGCCTCGTCGAGGGCGCGCAGCGCCTGGTGGTCGATCTTGCCGTTGGCCGTGAGCGGGAAGGAGTCCAGCACGGTGACCCGGTTGGGCACCATGTACGGAGGCAGGGAGGCGGAGAGGTTGTCCCTGACGATCTCGGCCGGCCCACGGGTGTGGACGGAGTCCTCCTTCATGCCCTCGCTGAGCCGCTGCTCCGCGCTGACACGACCGCCGAGGGCGAAGTACGAGGCCCGGTCCGGTCCGAGGCCGGTGATGGCCGCGATGCGCCGGGCCGACGGCAGGTCGTTGCCGGTCTCCGAGCTGTAACCGGACGACATCAGCCCCACGCCGATGTCGTTCATCTGGAGGCGCTGCAGCTCCCGGCCGAGGTCGGTGTAGCGCTGCCAGGGGGCAGGGGACCGGCCGACCAGGGTGATCCCGAAGCTCGCGCGTTCGTAGACCTCCTGGTTGATGGCGATGACGTGCTGTCTCAGGACCAGTTCGTCGGACACCCGCTCCAGGCCGGTGCCGTCGTACCGGTACTGGCCGCCGTCCAGATCGGCGATCCGGCCCGGGTGGGCCTGCACGTAGACGTCCACCGCGGCGGGAACGGCGGGGGAGGAGGACGGCCTCACCTCGTAGGTGGCCAGGTGGTAGTCCTCGTCCGGGCACCGCAGGGCCGCCTTGACCTCGGGTGTTCCCTCACCTGCCTCGATCCGGAGGCCGAGTTCGGGAAGGAGCCCGTCGAACAGGCCGACCACGTGGCCGGCTTCGAACTGGAGCACTTCCTGGATGTTGTTGCGGTAGACCGGTTCGATCGCCGAACGGCGACCGATGAGGTGGACCCGCAGCCTCGGCCCGCCTGCCGGGGCGGGAGCGATCAGTGAGAGCTGATGGCTGACCGGGTTGTAGTAGTAGTGGCCGGCGTCGAGGTCCGCGACGCCGGACAGTTCGAGGTACAGCTGGGTGGCGTACAGCGCTCCGGGAGAGGCGTATCCGTACTTGGGCAGCAGCCTCTCGCCACTCGTGAACTGGCCGAAGGACCGCAGCAGGGTGCCGAGTTCGTCCCGGGTGAGGGTGCCCGGGTCACGGGGAGCGGCCGGGTGCTCCGTCCGCCCCGCGAGCAGGGCCAGGATGTCGTCCCTGGTGACCTCGCCGCCTTCGAAGAACCTGTAGGTCTTGCGGGCGAACACCGCGCGCCGCTGCCGGACCGTGGGCGACCGCCCGGGCAGATCGATGACGTGGTGTCCGGCGGTCTCCCGGCGGACTCCCAGGTCGGCGAGCTGAGCGCGTAGTTGCAGCTTGCTCTGCTTCGACTGGTGGTGGGCGCCGTGGTTGCCCTGGTCCATCAGCGCGGCCCGCTGGGGGTCGAGCTCGATGAACGAGATGAGGTTGGCACCGAGTCTGGGGTCCTCCCGCACCAGGACGGCGGCGCGCTTCACCCAGTCGTGCTTCTCGATCGCGACCTTGATCTCGTCCAGCTCCACCCGGAAGCCGCGCAGCTTGACCTGGGTGTCGGTGCGGCCGAGGAACTGGACGGTGCCGTCGTCGTTCCACCGGGCCAGATCACCGGTGCGGTAGAGCAGGGCGTACCGGGGATCGGTGGAGAACGGGTTGGGTATGAAGCGTTCGGCGGTCAGGTCGGGGCGCCTCAGATACCCGCGGGCGAGCTGGCGGCCCGCGATGTGGAGCTCCCCCGATTCTCCGTGCGCGACGGGCTGCCGGGCGGCGTCCAGGATGTGGAAGCTCACGTCCCGCACCGGCCGGCCTATGGAGACGTGGTCCGGGCCGTGCTGGACGGTGTCGCGGTCGACGCGGTGGGAGGACGCGTTGATCGTGCATTCGCTCGGGCCGTAGAGGTTGACCAGTTCGCTGTGGGGTAACGCGTCGAGCAGCTCGACCGCCAGGCTCTTGGGGAGTGCCTCGCCGCCGCTGAAGACATGGGTGAGCGAGGTGCACCGGGACAGCCGTCCGGTGTCGACGAGCGCCTGCAGCAGGGTGGGGACTCCCTGGAGGGTGGTCACCTCGTTCGCCACGATCAGGTCGATGAGCCCGCCGGGGTCGGCGTAGACCCCTCGTTCGCTCATCACCACACTGCTGCCGCAGGCCGGTGCGAGGATCTCCCACTGCGCCGCGTCGAAACTCAGCGGTGTCTTCTGCAGCACGGTCCTGCGCCGGTCGAGGCCGTGTTCGTCGGCCAGCCACCGCAACTGGGCCACGATGCTGTGGTGCTCGATGCCGATGCCCTTCGGGTTGCCCGTGCTCCCGGAGGTGTAGATGACATACGCGAGATCGTCGGCCTGTGCGTCCGAGGGCGCGTCCGAGTACCCGGACGGCCCGGCGGCAGCCCGTGCGGCCTGCCCGGTCCCGCGGGACGCTCCCGCGCCGGTGAGGGTGACGATCTCCGTGTCCGGTGGCGTCATCGCGGCCAGCCGGGGTGCCAGGGACTCGTCGGTCAGGATGACCTTGGCCTGCGAGTCGAGGATCATGTAGCGCACGCGCTCGTCCGGATACTCCGGCGACAGCGGCAGGTACGCGGCGCCTGCGTGCAGGACGCCCCAGACGCTCGCCATGAGATCGACGGAGGGCTCCATGAAGATGCCCACCAGCTCGTCGGTCGCCGCGCCGAACTGCCGTAGGCGGTCCGCCACGTCCTCGGCGCGCTCACCGAGCTGCTGAAAGGTCAGCCGCTCCGTGCCGCATATGACGGCGGTTCGGTCGGGCTGGAGACGTACTGACGTGCGCAGCATGTCTGACAGAGACAATTCCTCGGGCCCCGCTAGTTTCGCCATCATCCTTCGAACCTGGAATTCGTCTTCGTGGAGGGAATCGCCGGTGAGAGGCGTGCTGACATGACCGGTGTCAAAGGCAGCAACAATGATCGACCACCTGTTGTCGCGTAACAGACCCTGGGGACATGAATGAGGGGACCGTGGCCCGGGACGGTCTTCTTCCCGTGCCTCTCCCGCGGGGGAGCGGTCGCGTTCGCGCTGTGCGTGTATGAACGGCCTTGTCACTGAGGGAACTTCAGGCGGCCGTGCCGAGCTCTGACGGCGCTCAGGCCGTACCGGTACATCGGCGACATCGGTTCTGCGGTCGCGCAAAAAGCCCTGCGAGCACGCTTTTCACGCCTCCCCCCGAGTCGTTGATCCTCGCCCCTTGAATTCCGCCCCCCGTCAGGAGGATGCGGCGCAAGCCGAAACAGGACAACCTTTCTCGGCGAGCAGCCAGAACGTACACGATGGAAGTGGCCGGCGCCGGGTGGATCGGAAGGAGCGGCTGCCCCTTTTGTGGCACTTGCCGTCGCGTCGTTCACGGTGAGGGCCGCCCGGTCGCAGCGTTGCGTGATGCAAAGAGAGAGGCGGTGTTCCGGATGCTCGCCGTCGGTCGCGCGAGCGAGGTCCGAGCTCGTCACCAGCGGGAGTCGCTGTTGGAGGTGGCCGGGCGGCCCTGTTCGCACGGTCCGCCGACGGGCCGTCCGGCCGGGTGGCTCCTGGCGACGCGAACGTCTGTTGCCGTCTTCTGTAGTAAACATCGCGCGGCGGTGCGGCCCCTCGACGATCGGCCGAAAGGATCAGGACACTCGGAAACAGTTCACAGAGCTGCAATGGACAGGACAACCGATACGGCTCGGGACCGTTGTCCGGCCGCTTGCCCGGAGTGGCCCGGGCGGAGCGCGGTGTCCCGGGCGGAGGTCAGCTGCCGGGCGGCCGGACGATCGTGAACACGGCGCCCTCCGGGTCGGCCACCGTGGCCAGCCTGCCGCTGGACGCCTCCCGTGGCGGCTGCAGCACGTGCCCGCCGAGCTCCACCACGCGTGCCGCCGCCTCGTCGGTGTCGGCGACCTGGAAGTAGGTCATCCAGTGCGGGCCGCGGTCGCGCGGCAGGCCATGGCCCACACCGTGCAGCGCGGCCACCGGGCGGCCCTGGAGGTGCAGCGTCTGGTAGTCGAAGTCCGCCGAGACGACCGCCTCGGTCTCGAACCCGAACACGGCCTGGTAGAACTTGGCGACCGACGCGGTCTCCCGGGTCACCAGCTCGTTCCACACGGGAGTGCCCGGAGTGCCCGCGAGCGCGGTGCCGAGGTGCTCGGCGGCCTGCCACACGCCGAAGACCGCTCCGGCGGGGTCGGACGCGAGCAGGAGGCGGCCGGCGTCCCCCGCCTCGATGGGCCCGACGGCCACCGTCCCGCCGCACGACCGGATCGCCTCCGCCGTGGCGTCCGCGTCCTCCGTGGCGAGGTAGGTCGTCCAGGCGATCGGCAGGTGCCGGTCGGGCGGCAGCTGTCCGATGCCCGCGACCTCCTTGCCGCACAGCAGCGCACGGACGTAGGGCCCCAACTGCTCCGGTCCCGGCCGGAACTCCCAGCCGAACAGCCGGCTGTAGAACTCCTGGGTCGCGGTCAGGCCGTGCACGATCAGACTCACCCAGCACGGTGCTCCGGGCGTGCGCCGGGCGGCAGCCTCGGTCATCTTCTTCTCTCTCCTCGTACCATCGGGACGGCCGTACGGGAGGGC contains:
- a CDS encoding amino acid adenylation domain-containing protein, whose translation is MLRTSVRLQPDRTAVICGTERLTFQQLGERAEDVADRLRQFGAATDELVGIFMEPSVDLMASVWGVLHAGAAYLPLSPEYPDERVRYMILDSQAKVILTDESLAPRLAAMTPPDTEIVTLTGAGASRGTGQAARAAAGPSGYSDAPSDAQADDLAYVIYTSGSTGNPKGIGIEHHSIVAQLRWLADEHGLDRRRTVLQKTPLSFDAAQWEILAPACGSSVVMSERGVYADPGGLIDLIVANEVTTLQGVPTLLQALVDTGRLSRCTSLTHVFSGGEALPKSLAVELLDALPHSELVNLYGPSECTINASSHRVDRDTVQHGPDHVSIGRPVRDVSFHILDAARQPVAHGESGELHIAGRQLARGYLRRPDLTAERFIPNPFSTDPRYALLYRTGDLARWNDDGTVQFLGRTDTQVKLRGFRVELDEIKVAIEKHDWVKRAAVLVREDPRLGANLISFIELDPQRAALMDQGNHGAHHQSKQSKLQLRAQLADLGVRRETAGHHVIDLPGRSPTVRQRRAVFARKTYRFFEGGEVTRDDILALLAGRTEHPAAPRDPGTLTRDELGTLLRSFGQFTSGERLLPKYGYASPGALYATQLYLELSGVADLDAGHYYYNPVSHQLSLIAPAPAGGPRLRVHLIGRRSAIEPVYRNNIQEVLQFEAGHVVGLFDGLLPELGLRIEAGEGTPEVKAALRCPDEDYHLATYEVRPSSSPAVPAAVDVYVQAHPGRIADLDGGQYRYDGTGLERVSDELVLRQHVIAINQEVYERASFGITLVGRSPAPWQRYTDLGRELQRLQMNDIGVGLMSSGYSSETGNDLPSARRIAAITGLGPDRASYFALGGRVSAEQRLSEGMKEDSVHTRGPAEIVRDNLSASLPPYMVPNRVTVLDSFPLTANGKIDHQALRALDEAAVRDAEAPVVPPRTPTEETVAALWQQVLRQERVSIRDSFFAAGGHSLTAVNLVGRINRELGSSLPLQVLFDAPTIAELARRIDREPATALSRAVRLRGGDGRRPVFCWPGLGGYPMSLRLLANRLDLERPFFGVQAYGVNAGETAYATFEETVAEDIALVRKIQPEGPYVLWGYSFGARVAFEVAYQLERQGQRVEELTLIAPGKPPVEVREESPADTTAGFASPTFVSILYSVFAGTLERSEVDACLAATHDEDSFVAFVCDRFEHLDQELVRRIVGVVRRTFLFEYAPHELAERTVAAPVTVFRARGDQGSFIDSGHVLSSTPPRIKELEAGHYALLRTGGVDELVSAVQSARLTRKVIGVPHVNIKHFPGNLEAHQVSALVDAITRAVQTAFSVDGGTVSIALEPVAQDAWNERVYVPEITGGAGTLIKLPNY
- a CDS encoding VOC family protein — its product is MTEAAARRTPGAPCWVSLIVHGLTATQEFYSRLFGWEFRPGPEQLGPYVRALLCGKEVAGIGQLPPDRHLPIAWTTYLATEDADATAEAIRSCGGTVAVGPIEAGDAGRLLLASDPAGAVFGVWQAAEHLGTALAGTPGTPVWNELVTRETASVAKFYQAVFGFETEAVVSADFDYQTLHLQGRPVAALHGVGHGLPRDRGPHWMTYFQVADTDEAAARVVELGGHVLQPPREASSGRLATVADPEGAVFTIVRPPGS
- the epsC gene encoding serine O-acetyltransferase EpsC; protein product: MRRTIARAREDLAMIVARDPSMRSRAEALLHPALPALWAHRLAHVLHTRGHRHTARVLAYGARVATGGIEIHPAACLGRRVFIDHGAAVVIGETARIGDDVTIFHQVTLGAVGWWRDGRREPGARRHPVLGDRVVVGANAIVLGPVTVGDDALVGAGSLVLTDVPPGARVMAPAAEIVRRPSAEDREDAAQLLRALATSGCW